In one window of Paraflavitalea soli DNA:
- a CDS encoding GPW/gp25 family protein, with protein sequence MSFLGTGWSFPPAFDPQLGIVQMTSDEVDIQSSLEILLSTRLGERVMQPTYGCNLDEMLFEPLTTTLKTYIADLIRTAILYHEARITVNKIDMTESNDLEGLVLIKLEYTVKSTNSRYNYVFPYYKNEKT encoded by the coding sequence ATGTCTTTCTTAGGTACCGGTTGGAGTTTTCCACCAGCATTTGATCCCCAGCTCGGCATCGTACAGATGACGAGCGATGAAGTGGATATTCAAAGCAGCCTCGAAATACTACTCAGCACCAGGCTGGGAGAGCGCGTCATGCAACCCACCTACGGCTGCAACCTCGATGAAATGCTGTTTGAACCCCTCACCACCACCTTAAAGACCTATATCGCCGACCTGATCCGGACCGCCATCCTGTACCATGAGGCCCGCATCACCGTCAACAAGATCGATATGACCGAAAGCAACGACCTGGAAGGGCTGGTACTGATCAAGCTGGAATACACCGTCAAATCAACCAATAGCCGGTACAACTATGTATTCCCCTATTATAAAAATGAAAAGACATAG
- a CDS encoding phage tail sheath C-terminal domain-containing protein, producing MASTYKTPGVYVEEISLFPPSVAQVETAVPAFIGYTEKAFKNGESLLKKPTRINSLSEYEAWFGVGPNVTYNVYLDTNDAVMQVIPSSTFYMYESLRLFYENGGGKCYIISVGDYGGTAQIAELTGGLGPLEKEDEPTLIVCPDAALTDGSLYDFQQAALLQCARLGDRFVIMDLLKSDENTPNQSVVDRVGQFRNKIGINNLKYGAAYVPYVFSSLPKTIRYRNVSLFRGAPPGTALSLEALTSDNNAIQLIFDLANAKKASDTLKSYIAVGAPGILTGTSKSFEEEFKKLFDAYATALAADKRARLRDIYNFVQKILVTLNTFQGTLPTKVGATPNPASKTNSVSFVLKDDITGVIASSGIKNVMETLIKHSNASKADDALDEVFTPSADLTTAITFVGANAAATDAGLVAQYAAFPQAELKYDEAKKAVSAAFTSFINFFYTIQAAAANYERTLDTSLANSFGVYKDILAKISTSTSQLPPSGAVAGVYAMVDDQRGVWKAPANVSLNSVVGPVVPIDNVQQDEFNVDTNAGKSVNAIRAFTGKGTLIWGARTLAGNDNEWRYISVRRFFNMVEESVKKATGQFVFEPNDANTWVKVKGMIENFLTVLWRQGALAGAKADQAFFVKVGLGQTMTAQDILEGKMNVEIGMAVVRPAEFIILKFSHKMQES from the coding sequence ATGGCCTCCACGTACAAAACTCCCGGGGTATATGTTGAAGAAATATCCCTTTTTCCTCCCTCAGTGGCACAGGTAGAAACTGCCGTACCAGCCTTCATAGGATATACCGAGAAGGCATTTAAAAATGGTGAATCACTCCTCAAAAAGCCTACCCGCATCAATTCGCTCAGCGAATATGAAGCCTGGTTTGGCGTAGGTCCCAATGTGACCTACAATGTCTACCTCGACACCAACGATGCAGTGATGCAGGTGATCCCTTCCTCCACCTTTTACATGTACGAGAGCCTGCGGCTGTTTTATGAGAATGGCGGAGGCAAATGCTACATCATTTCTGTGGGAGATTATGGAGGTACAGCACAGATCGCCGAACTGACCGGTGGTCTGGGGCCATTGGAAAAGGAAGATGAGCCAACCCTGATCGTTTGTCCCGATGCCGCATTGACCGACGGCAGCCTCTATGATTTTCAGCAGGCAGCCCTGTTGCAATGCGCCCGCCTCGGTGATCGCTTTGTGATCATGGACCTGCTGAAAAGTGATGAAAATACGCCTAACCAATCCGTGGTCGATAGGGTAGGCCAGTTCCGCAATAAGATCGGTATCAACAACCTGAAATATGGCGCTGCTTATGTGCCGTATGTTTTTTCTTCTCTTCCCAAAACCATCCGCTACCGCAATGTGAGCCTCTTCCGCGGAGCGCCTCCCGGAACAGCCTTGTCACTGGAAGCACTTACTTCCGACAACAATGCCATTCAACTCATCTTTGATCTGGCCAATGCTAAAAAAGCCAGCGATACCCTCAAAAGTTATATTGCAGTAGGCGCACCGGGCATCCTCACCGGCACCAGCAAATCATTCGAAGAAGAATTTAAAAAGTTATTCGACGCCTACGCTACTGCACTGGCTGCCGATAAACGGGCCAGATTAAGGGACATCTATAACTTCGTTCAGAAAATACTGGTCACCCTCAATACCTTCCAGGGAACACTGCCCACCAAGGTAGGCGCCACGCCCAACCCGGCATCTAAAACCAACTCCGTATCGTTTGTACTCAAAGACGATATCACCGGCGTGATTGCCAGCAGTGGTATAAAGAATGTAATGGAGACCCTCATCAAGCACAGCAACGCTTCCAAAGCAGATGATGCGTTGGATGAAGTGTTTACTCCAAGTGCCGATTTAACCACCGCAATTACATTCGTAGGGGCCAATGCTGCTGCTACAGATGCTGGTCTGGTAGCTCAATATGCCGCTTTCCCCCAGGCTGAATTAAAGTATGATGAAGCCAAAAAAGCCGTTAGCGCAGCATTCACTTCCTTCATTAATTTCTTCTACACCATACAGGCCGCAGCAGCGAATTATGAAAGGACCTTGGATACCAGCCTGGCCAACTCATTCGGTGTTTATAAAGACATACTGGCTAAGATCTCTACATCCACTTCCCAACTGCCACCAAGTGGCGCCGTGGCCGGTGTATACGCCATGGTCGATGATCAGCGCGGCGTGTGGAAAGCACCCGCCAATGTTAGCCTCAACTCCGTAGTAGGCCCGGTGGTGCCCATCGACAATGTACAGCAGGATGAATTCAATGTGGATACCAATGCCGGCAAATCGGTCAACGCCATCCGCGCCTTTACCGGCAAAGGAACCCTCATATGGGGCGCCCGCACATTGGCAGGCAACGACAATGAGTGGCGCTACATCTCCGTACGCAGGTTCTTCAATATGGTGGAAGAGTCCGTTAAAAAAGCTACCGGTCAGTTTGTATTTGAACCCAACGACGCCAACACCTGGGTCAAAGTAAAAGGCATGATAGAGAACTTCCTCACCGTATTGTGGAGGCAGGGAGCATTGGCAGGCGCCAAAGCCGACCAGGCCTTTTTTGTGAAAGTGGGGCTGGGACAAACCATGACCGCACAGGATATTCTCGAAGGCAAAATGAATGTGGAGATCGGGATGGCCGTTGTAAGACCCGCAGAATTCATCATCCTGAAATTCTCACACAAAATGCAGGAAAGCTAG
- the vgrG gene encoding type VI secretion system tip protein VgrG, translated as MAVARTIPTNQNPDTTTVTVKVGGEELSREVGVEEITINKEINKIPWAKIRIADGDQSIEDFTISNQDTFLPGKEIEIQFGYRSDTKTVYKGIVTNHSNYIAPKKSALLVECRDKAVKLTIGRKNKHYNDLSDSDIAEEIINQYGLDKEVESTSITHKDLVQYDLTDWDFIVSRMDMLGLLCMVNDGKVTLKKPDLGGASVLDVLFGATILEYIAEIDARHQPKGLKASSWDYTSQEVKEVDGNEPAVSEETGNLSASDLADVIGLDKFLLINAGKLTEQELQAWADAKLQRQRLAKVRGRVKCQGFPDVLPGNFIKLNGVGERFNGPVFVSGVKHLYKEGDWSTEISFGLSSEWFAESVNPYHPQAAAGMMPSPQGLMIGIVTDIEDPDGEDRVKVRVPVINNSEQGIWARVAMPDAGDGRGLFFRPEVDDEVIVGCIHNDPRHMIILGMLNSSAKPAPITVTSTNDEKGYVSREKMKFIFNDKEKAIKIETPGGRKVTISDQDSVITIEDKDNNKITINSSGITIEAASTLTLKGGSEVKIEAPSISVNGSATTEIKGGMVKIN; from the coding sequence GTGGCTGTTGCCAGGACCATACCAACAAATCAGAACCCCGATACAACCACCGTTACGGTAAAAGTAGGCGGCGAAGAACTGTCCCGTGAAGTAGGTGTTGAAGAAATTACCATCAACAAAGAGATCAATAAAATTCCCTGGGCAAAGATCAGGATTGCCGATGGCGATCAGTCCATAGAAGATTTTACGATCAGTAACCAGGACACCTTCCTGCCAGGCAAAGAAATTGAGATTCAGTTTGGTTACCGTTCCGATACCAAAACCGTGTACAAGGGTATTGTTACCAACCATAGTAACTATATAGCACCTAAAAAATCAGCTTTACTGGTAGAATGCAGAGACAAAGCAGTGAAGCTCACCATTGGCAGAAAGAATAAACATTACAACGACCTCAGCGATAGCGATATCGCCGAAGAGATCATCAACCAATATGGTCTCGATAAAGAGGTAGAGAGTACTTCTATTACCCACAAAGACCTGGTGCAGTATGACCTCACCGATTGGGATTTTATCGTGTCCCGCATGGATATGCTGGGCCTGCTGTGCATGGTGAATGATGGAAAGGTCACCCTCAAAAAACCTGACCTGGGCGGCGCTTCCGTATTGGATGTATTGTTTGGTGCAACCATATTGGAATATATAGCAGAAATAGATGCACGTCATCAGCCAAAAGGATTGAAAGCCTCCTCCTGGGATTACACCAGCCAGGAAGTAAAGGAAGTAGATGGCAACGAACCTGCTGTCAGTGAAGAAACCGGCAATCTTTCCGCGAGTGACCTGGCCGATGTGATCGGGCTCGATAAATTCCTGCTCATCAATGCAGGCAAGCTCACTGAACAGGAATTACAAGCCTGGGCCGACGCCAAATTACAAAGGCAAAGACTGGCCAAAGTGCGGGGCCGGGTTAAATGCCAGGGATTTCCCGATGTGCTGCCCGGCAACTTTATAAAACTTAACGGTGTAGGTGAACGCTTCAACGGACCCGTATTTGTAAGCGGCGTAAAACACCTGTACAAAGAAGGCGATTGGAGTACCGAGATCAGCTTTGGCTTGTCATCCGAATGGTTTGCAGAAAGCGTCAATCCCTACCATCCCCAGGCAGCCGCTGGCATGATGCCTTCCCCACAGGGACTGATGATCGGTATTGTGACCGACATAGAAGACCCCGATGGCGAGGACCGGGTAAAAGTAAGGGTGCCCGTTATCAACAATAGCGAGCAGGGCATTTGGGCCAGGGTAGCCATGCCCGATGCCGGAGATGGACGCGGTTTGTTCTTCAGACCCGAGGTCGATGATGAAGTGATCGTGGGTTGTATCCACAATGATCCGCGCCACATGATCATCCTGGGAATGCTCAACAGCAGTGCCAAACCAGCGCCCATTACCGTCACCAGCACCAATGATGAAAAAGGATACGTGAGCCGGGAGAAAATGAAATTCATATTCAACGACAAAGAGAAGGCCATTAAGATAGAAACACCCGGTGGCAGAAAAGTGACCATTAGCGATCAGGACAGCGTTATCACCATTGAAGATAAGGACAACAACAAGATCACCATCAACAGCAGCGGCATTACCATCGAAGCGGCCAGTACCCTTACCCTCAAAGGAGGGTCCGAGGTGAAGATCGAAGCACCGAGTATATCAGTCAATGGAAGCGCCACCACCGAGATCAAAGGCGGAATGGTGAAGATCAATTAA
- a CDS encoding PAAR domain-containing protein: MPAAARAGDMHTCPMVTGTVPHVGGPVLPPGAPTVLIGGMPAATVGDMCTCTGPPDTIVKGSGTVMIGGKPAARMGDSTAHGGSIVLGDATVIIGG; the protein is encoded by the coding sequence ATGCCAGCAGCAGCAAGAGCAGGAGACATGCATACTTGTCCAATGGTAACCGGCACCGTGCCACATGTAGGCGGCCCCGTGCTGCCACCCGGCGCACCCACCGTATTGATTGGCGGTATGCCCGCCGCTACAGTAGGGGATATGTGCACCTGTACCGGACCGCCGGATACCATTGTCAAAGGTTCCGGCACAGTAATGATCGGTGGCAAACCAGCCGCCAGGATGGGCGATAGCACCGCCCATGGTGGATCGATCGTATTAGGCGATGCCACCGTGATAATAGGAGGGTAG
- a CDS encoding CIS tube protein, protein MLEMGKIEKLWIESFLDNEAGSQPRNIDGKTKFYALVNPENFTRKYAIEYVDQNIPNTTQQAKYFRTKPEEFKLDLLIDGTGVVKDAGIINIGITNPFEDSDNDVTARIELLKKFCYNYEGEIHRPCYIKICWGTADGLFKGILTSLDIDYKLFRPDGKPIRAMAHISLISALNPEEAVRLEDNRSPDITHQRIFKAGDHYTLLVNKIYNDQNYYIDVARANKMPGFRKIAQGAKINFPPIK, encoded by the coding sequence ATGCTGGAAATGGGCAAAATAGAGAAGTTGTGGATCGAATCCTTCCTCGACAATGAGGCCGGTTCACAACCGCGTAATATTGACGGGAAAACCAAATTCTATGCCCTGGTCAACCCGGAAAATTTTACCCGCAAGTATGCCATCGAATATGTAGACCAGAATATTCCCAATACCACCCAACAGGCCAAGTATTTCCGCACCAAGCCCGAGGAATTCAAACTCGACCTGCTCATAGACGGTACCGGCGTGGTAAAAGATGCAGGCATCATCAACATCGGTATTACCAATCCTTTCGAAGATTCAGACAACGATGTAACTGCCCGCATAGAACTGCTCAAGAAATTCTGTTACAACTATGAAGGTGAGATCCACCGGCCTTGTTACATCAAGATCTGCTGGGGCACCGCCGATGGATTGTTCAAAGGCATTCTTACTTCCCTGGATATTGATTATAAATTGTTCCGCCCGGATGGGAAACCCATCCGGGCCATGGCCCACATCAGTTTGATCAGTGCCCTCAATCCCGAAGAAGCTGTGCGGCTGGAAGACAATCGTTCACCCGATATCACCCACCAACGCATATTCAAGGCAGGTGATCATTATACACTGTTGGTCAATAAGATCTACAACGACCAGAACTATTATATCGATGTGGCCAGGGCCAATAAGATGCCCGGCTTCCGGAAAATAGCCCAGGGCGCCAAAATCAATTTTCCACCCATTAAATAG
- a CDS encoding phage tail protein, with product MAEYPLPKFHFQVEWGGDKIGFTEVTGLEVTTDVIEYRDGASPEFHKIKMSGMQKFTNITLKRGKFAKNNQFFSWWNKQSMNKPERRDLTISLLNENHEPVFVWKVKQAWPIKVNAGDLGADKNEVMIETLELVHEGLTMEAIP from the coding sequence ATGGCAGAATATCCATTACCAAAATTCCATTTTCAGGTAGAGTGGGGTGGCGATAAGATCGGTTTTACAGAAGTTACCGGTCTTGAGGTCACCACCGATGTGATTGAATACCGTGATGGCGCCAGCCCCGAATTTCACAAGATCAAAATGTCGGGCATGCAGAAGTTCACCAACATCACCCTCAAGCGGGGCAAATTTGCCAAGAACAACCAGTTCTTCAGTTGGTGGAACAAGCAATCCATGAACAAGCCCGAACGCAGGGACCTTACTATATCACTGCTCAATGAGAACCATGAGCCCGTTTTTGTATGGAAGGTAAAGCAGGCCTGGCCCATTAAAGTAAATGCCGGCGACCTGGGCGCCGATAAGAACGAGGTCATGATCGAAACCCTGGAGTTGGTACATGAAGGCCTCACCATGGAAGCCATACCATAA
- a CDS encoding phage tail protein: MSIFEYPPVGFHFNVAFELFPQTPNDFRFQEVSGLNVELEMESFKEGGNNRFTWQLPVRSKYEDITLKRGMMLGSGIVLWCRKALENFEFEPINIMISLLNDQHIPLMNWHVINAIPKKWTVSNFNAGENAVVVESMVLSYQYFQVLRI, encoded by the coding sequence ATGTCAATCTTTGAATATCCTCCCGTGGGGTTCCACTTCAATGTGGCTTTTGAACTGTTTCCACAAACGCCCAACGACTTCCGTTTCCAGGAGGTCAGCGGCCTCAATGTGGAATTGGAAATGGAAAGCTTCAAAGAAGGTGGCAATAACCGGTTTACCTGGCAATTGCCCGTACGTTCCAAGTATGAGGACATCACCCTCAAAAGAGGCATGATGCTAGGATCGGGTATTGTATTGTGGTGCCGCAAAGCATTGGAGAATTTTGAGTTTGAGCCCATCAATATCATGATCTCCCTGCTCAACGACCAGCATATTCCCCTCATGAACTGGCATGTCATCAACGCCATTCCCAAGAAGTGGACCGTCAGCAATTTCAATGCAGGAGAAAACGCAGTCGTGGTAGAATCCATGGTATTATCCTATCAATATTTCCAGGTATTGCGCATCTAA
- a CDS encoding DUF5908 family protein, with protein MSIEVKELHIKAVVAPEPAPRNDKPAAAMLEKMKKDILKECIQEIKAIMNEQKER; from the coding sequence ATGAGTATTGAAGTCAAAGAACTGCATATTAAAGCCGTGGTAGCCCCGGAGCCGGCGCCGCGTAATGATAAGCCGGCGGCTGCTATGCTGGAAAAAATGAAGAAAGACATCCTGAAAGAATGCATACAGGAAATTAAAGCCATTATGAACGAACAAAAAGAAAGATAG